TTATGTTGCAAGCGGACGACCCGATATTGCCGCCACCCCGGCCAACCATGATTTTACTTCAGTGTTAATAGGCACGTTATCTGATCAGAAATCACTGTCAATAATTAATAATGGCGCTGCTGATCTGACAATTTCATCTATCGGATTGACTGGAGATAATCCAGAAGATTACCGGATTATTTCGGATTTATGTACCGGTGTATTGATGCCGGAAGAAACCTGCAAAATCGACATCCTTTTTGCCCCGGCATCCGAAGGTACTAAAGCCGCGTCGGTAAAAATTGAGTCGGATGATCCGGATGAACCCCAAATTCTCATATCACTGACCGGACTAGGTTACGGATATCCTGGTATCCGCATATATCCTGTTAACATGAATTTCGACTCCCTGGTACTTGATGAGGTTTCAGATTCACTGGTCGCAACTGTCTCAAACATCGGCACAACCAATATGACACTTGGATCGGTTTCAATAACCGGTGTTGATAGCGGTGATTTTATTGTCAGCACAGACGGTTGTTCGAATACTCTTCTCACACCGAATTCAAGCTGTTTAATTTCAGTAAGCTTCTCGCCGGTGAGTTCAACAGGTGTTAAGCAAGCAAATATCGCAATACCTTCAAATGATCCGGATAACCCAACATCAAACCTGCTTATTACAGGTAGGGTGATAATTGCGCCACAGGTTGACATCGGCAATGAAACCCTCAATTCCAGATCCAGAGGTCGATGGGTAACTATTTATATTGAGCTTCCGGACGGCTATTTCGTTGAACAGATTAACATCGACTCCGTAATACTTGATGAAGTGAACGGCCAGTATATTGATCCGCCGCTTAACACCTCAGGCCCTGTCGAGATCGGTGATAATAATGGCAATGGCGTTCCTGATCTTATGGTCAAATTTGATCGTCAAATGTTAATGGATCTGTTGGTCCATGGAATCAACGATATAACTGTGACCGGGGAATTATTGGACGGTACAGTATTCGAACAGGTAAGTACTGTTAATTATAATGAGTAATAATTTAATGAATTATTGTCGATCTTGCAAAAAGCGCTTAATTAAAAGTGACATGGCTTCCAGAAGTTCATAACGATGGAAGCCATGTCCTGTATGTTGACTTTTAATCGGATTAATTAATGAGACTGAAAGGAAAGGGCAGAAGACATGAAACCGCCAGAAGAAAGAAAACTCGGTGTTCATAGCTTAGAACAGGGGAGGATTATGATGCGGTTAAAGATGCTCATGATAATTGGATTGGTCATAACAGTTCTATGCCCGCTTGCAGCGCATGCTCGAGTTTCAATTGATGCCCCACATAATAATTCTAATGGGATGGATTGTGAGAGTTGTCATGGTATTGGTCTTCTTGCGTCTACTTATTGGAATGTGAATAATCCAGCCCCTGAAGATGTTGGTAACATTGACCGAACACTTTATAATCTGCTTTGTATAAGCTGTCATACAAAGGTTGACGGTCCGTTTAATGAAGCGGAAGGGCCTTTTGAAGTGACTCATTCAAGTAGGGAAACGGAATCTACATATCACAGCGGTTCATGGACCAAACAATGTATTGATTGTCATAATCCCCATATCCAGGAGCAGAAACGCTGGACATCCGACACTGATCAACTTCATCTGGCTACCGGCAAGATAGACGGTTTATCCTTTGACAGCGTTACGGATGTATCAACTCTTACTTATAATTCCACGGTTGGGATTACCTATAAATCACTCTGGAACGCCGCGCGTTTATCTGCCAAAACTTCTGAATATGCAAGAACCATTATTTATCCTTTAGCGACAAACGACAGGGTCAGTTTTCGGATTCTGGAAGTTGATGAAGGTTCTTATACTATTAAAATCAAAGGTGATGCGAGCCGTGTTTGGCGAGGAGCCACTACTAACCTTGATTCAGATTTCTATATTATTTATGGGCAATTGATTAAACAGCAGATTAACGGAGTTGATGTTAAGTTTTTTGATCAGACCGGCCCTAATTCCTTTGCCGATGGCGATGCTACTTTTAACGGTGTATGTGAAGTATGCCATACGATGACGACACATTATCAATCCAACGGAACCAATATCACCCACAAAGACACGCACCTGGCGCCTGTTGCAACAGAGGAAACCAATTGTATCGAGTGTCATCGGCATTCGAGTGGTTTTGCGCATATGCAGGACGGCACCGGCGACAAGTGTGGCACATGTCATGATTCCAATAACCATCCGGACCATTTGACTCTCGGAGCGAAGTGCTCCACTTGTCATGATCTAGCCAATATGTGGGCGGATAAAGTTTTGGGGGTTATTAACAATCCTCTTTCAAGAGCAGATGATCCTTTTGTCTGTGAAAGATGCCATAATGACGGAACAGGATGTGACGACAACAACACTCCTCTTGATTTGACCGATGATATTTGTGCCACACCTAATGATACCGATTATCGAATAAAATGGGATTCAGCAACCTACCCGGGATACAATCTACTTTGCGATGGATGTCATAATGGTCGTCCAGATACCTGGAAAGCCCCGGACGATACATCCAGCAATTTCTGGGATTCTCCTGATGAAACTTACGGTGTGATGGCGACTCACGGCCATGATCGTCTTGTCGGTGAGGCCGGGGTCCGGCAGTATCCCTGCTGGTTCTGCCATGCCTCAACAATTTCCGGTTACACTGATGGCTACAGCCCTGCCACCAAGGTAGATAACCGTTGGGACAACTGGACACTTACCGCCAATCATGCCAACGGCGTGGTTGATGTAGCCATTGATGCCAAATGGTATATTAATGGAATGGATGACCCTTATTTCGTTTCCGGATCAAAAAATTGCTATAACACTTACTGTCACAGTGACGGCAC
This window of the Pseudomonadota bacterium genome carries:
- a CDS encoding choice-of-anchor D domain-containing protein codes for the protein MVVTRPTAVATGPVYRYVGSNDMYHVKVLDSDDKVINYLGGINQFGQPRNIEVDPQTGDVYVLDDVREKIYVYTAYGERLLREISLESKSLPVDLAFFNNRLYILDQPLVRNIHGARVKVIETNGTPYASFDFYGSSSNQLNKPKGIAIDSHGVMYITDSFHGVVMCFDATTGNYLGVIENADEAMTMPKGLSITSMGKLYVAAPRTRSLKIFGINTALVQGRSINITPLALGFNTVMIGDGIGSQSVTVVSNGTNSVTLGVIELSGAEAGELLIVSDNCSGVTLSSLSSCTIEIKPMPTSIGAKSATLVIPSNATDTAREVGLSYVASGRPDIAATPANHDFTSVLIGTLSDQKSLSIINNGAADLTISSIGLTGDNPEDYRIISDLCTGVLMPEETCKIDILFAPASEGTKAASVKIESDDPDEPQILISLTGLGYGYPGIRIYPVNMNFDSLVLDEVSDSLVATVSNIGTTNMTLGSVSITGVDSGDFIVSTDGCSNTLLTPNSSCLISVSFSPVSSTGVKQANIAIPSNDPDNPTSNLLITGRVIIAPQVDIGNETLNSRSRGRWVTIYIELPDGYFVEQINIDSVILDEVNGQYIDPPLNTSGPVEIGDNNGNGVPDLMVKFDRQMLMDLLVHGINDITVTGELLDGTVFEQVSTVNYNE